In a single window of the Alosa sapidissima isolate fAloSap1 chromosome 18, fAloSap1.pri, whole genome shotgun sequence genome:
- the LOC121690191 gene encoding uncharacterized protein DDB_G0271670-like — MKLQQVLCLCMLLVAAWATDFEDIGGGVRGNRPVEHGYKASDTCKTEKDWPMCTDGDWGPKCPSGCRIQGLLDKTDHNLLTRIDKIRQLLDQYRQKYRSTDQSSKQTYDYLRDRLTTSSGDDNKYMSLAESLRKRIVEVKIKIERQLSILEALKRRVREQVIEMQRLEVDIDMKLRSCKGSCAEYAKFTADRESYVAIDKQLDQLESIRVNSVESVGSLRVMKSRVLKEVTVPSIYKSGLGSEAEEQKQYFADVGQAELILQGDGGTTHRGSTSPLTASSSSHPHSSSSSSPHSSSSSFPHSSSSSSSSSPHSSSSSFPHSSSSSSSSSSSSHFSSSSSSSSFPHSSSSSSSSFPHSSSSSSSSFPLSSSSSSSHFSSSGFPDSSSSSSSPHSSSSSSPDSSASSSSHTSTSTHTMKCTRTVRKVTHHTKDGPVERVEEVLSGKGCDAIGGGDHSMTSFTQGGADAFFGGEIFKRFGSGFDDMSSPFASAGSTKTMESKTMSSTKSLLSGTKTGSASGRGDAVDDLPDIFARSKRSGV; from the exons ATGAAGCTCCAACAAGTCCTCTGCTTGTGCATGCTACTGGTGGCAGCTTGG GCTACTGATTTTGAAGACATTGGAGGAGGTGTTCGTGGAAATCGCCCAGTTGAGCATGGCTACAAAGCGTCTGACACATGTAAAACAGAGAAGGACTGGCCAATGTGCACGGATGGTGACTGG GGCCCCAAATGTCCATCTGGGTGCCGGATCCAAGGCCTCCTGGACAAAACTGATCACAATCTTCTGACCAGGATCGACAAGATTCGCCAACTCCTTGACCAGTATCGTCAGAAGTACCGCTCCACCGACCAGTCATCCAAGCAGACATATGACTACCTTCGTGATCGTCTCACCACCAGCTCAG GCGATGACAACAAGTACATGTCACTGGCGGAGTCCTTGAGGAAGAGGATTGTGGAGGTCAAGATTAAGATCGAACGCCAGCTGAGCATTCTGGAGGCCCTCAAGAGACGGGTCAGGGAACAGGTCATAGAGATGCAGAGGCTGGAG GTGGACATCGACATGAAGCTGCGCAGCTGCAAGGGCTCATGTGCTGAGTACGCCAAGTTCACTGCGGACCGGGAGAGCTACGTGGCTATTGACAAGCAGCTGGACCAGCTGGAGTCCATCCGGGTCAACAGTGTGGAGTCAGTGGGCTCCCTGCGGGTGATGAAGAGTCGTGTACTGAAGGAGGTGACCGTGCCGTCCATCTACAAGTCTGGGCTGGGCAGCGAGGCGGAGGAGCAGAAGCAGTACTTTGCGGATGTCGGCCAGGCTGAGCTCATACTGCAGGGCGATGGGGGCACCACCCACAGAGGGAGCACGTCACCACTTACGGCCTCTTCATCATCACACCCCCactcatcatcttcatcatccccccactcatcatcatcatcatttcctcactcatcatcatcatcatcatcatcatccccccactcatcatcatcatcatttcctcactcatcatcatcatcatcatca tcatcatcttcctccCACTTCtcgtcttcatcatcatcatcatcattcccccactcatcatcatcatcatcatcatcatttccccactcatcatcatcatcatcttcatcattccccctctcctcttcatcatcttcctccCACTTTTCTTCTTCAGGATTCCCTGACtcctcttcttcatcatcatccccccactcatcatcatcatcatcccccGACTCCTCTGCATCATCTTCCTCCCACACGTCCACGTCCACCCACACTATGAAATGCACCCGCACCGTTCGCAAAGTCACCCATCACACTAAAGACGGGCccgtggagagggtggaggaggtgtTATCCGGGAAAGGTTGCGATGCCATTGGAGGAGGTGACCACTCCATGACCTCCTTCACCCAGGGAGGTGCTGATGCTTTCTTTGGTGGCGAAATCTTCAAGCGGTTTGGTAGTGGGTTTGACGACATGTCTTCCCCGTTTGCCAGCGCAGGTTCCACCAAAACCATGGAATCCAAGACCATGAGCTCTACCAAGAGCCTGCTGAGCGGCACCAAAACGGGTTCGGCCTCCGGCCGTGGTGACGCAGTGGATGACTTGCCTGACATATTCGCCCGCAGCAAGAGATCGGGAGTTTGA